In the genome of Mycobacteriales bacterium, one region contains:
- a CDS encoding diaminobutyrate--2-oxoglutarate transaminase family protein — protein sequence MTVALDSPLTLDSSTRTRDAVLARQEARESAARTYARTFRMVPVHAAGMTVTGADGRSYLDCLSGAGTLALGHNHPVVVEAVTRVIERGAPWHALDIATPEKDEFTDALFAVLPPGLARSGRVHFCGPAGTDAVEAALKLARTATGRGGVAAFTGAYHGMTAGALAASGGQAAKEPMVGAAAEAVRLPYPYPYRCPFGVGGEATAQLSARYVERLLDDPNGGVVRPGAMVLEAVQGEGGVVPAPPEWLRDMRRITSERGIPLVVDEVQTGVGRTGSMWALDAAGIEPDVLVLSKAIGGSLPLAVIVYAEHLDTWAPGAHAGTFRGTTLAMAAGAATLRHVRAERLPERAEALGARLLTGLRGLQAQHPGIGEVRGRGLMVGVELVEPGAAPDELGARPAAPGLALAVRAQCLRRGLIVELGGRHDSVLRLLPPLVMTDAQLADVLDRLGDALAAAEREHRA from the coding sequence ATGACAGTCGCCCTTGACAGCCCGCTGACTCTCGACAGCTCGACCCGCACCCGCGACGCCGTCCTTGCCCGGCAGGAGGCCCGCGAGTCGGCAGCCCGCACCTACGCCCGCACCTTCCGCATGGTTCCGGTGCATGCCGCCGGGATGACCGTCACCGGCGCCGACGGGCGCAGCTACCTGGACTGCCTGTCCGGCGCCGGCACCCTCGCACTCGGCCACAACCACCCGGTCGTCGTGGAAGCGGTCACCCGGGTCATCGAGCGCGGCGCCCCCTGGCACGCCCTGGACATCGCGACGCCGGAGAAGGACGAGTTCACCGACGCGCTGTTCGCCGTACTCCCGCCCGGTCTGGCGCGGTCGGGCCGGGTGCACTTCTGCGGCCCCGCCGGCACCGACGCGGTCGAAGCCGCACTCAAGCTGGCCCGTACGGCCACCGGCCGCGGCGGCGTCGCCGCCTTCACCGGCGCCTACCACGGGATGACCGCCGGGGCGCTCGCCGCCTCAGGCGGGCAGGCCGCGAAGGAGCCCATGGTCGGCGCCGCGGCGGAGGCCGTCCGGCTGCCCTATCCCTACCCGTACCGCTGCCCGTTCGGCGTCGGCGGCGAGGCCACCGCCCAGCTCTCGGCGCGCTACGTCGAGCGGCTGCTCGACGACCCCAACGGCGGCGTGGTCCGACCGGGTGCGATGGTGCTCGAGGCGGTGCAGGGCGAGGGCGGAGTGGTGCCGGCACCACCGGAATGGCTGCGCGACATGCGCCGGATCACCAGCGAGCGCGGCATCCCGCTGGTGGTCGACGAGGTGCAGACCGGCGTGGGCCGCACCGGCTCGATGTGGGCCCTCGACGCGGCCGGGATCGAGCCGGACGTGCTCGTGCTCTCCAAGGCGATCGGGGGCAGCCTGCCGCTGGCCGTCATCGTCTACGCCGAGCACCTGGACACCTGGGCACCGGGTGCCCACGCCGGCACCTTCCGGGGCACCACGCTGGCGATGGCGGCCGGCGCGGCGACACTGCGGCACGTGCGGGCCGAGCGGCTGCCGGAGCGGGCCGAGGCCCTCGGAGCGCGACTGCTCACCGGGCTGCGCGGGCTGCAGGCCCAGCACCCGGGCATCGGCGAGGTGCGCGGCCGTGGCCTCATGGTGGGCGTCGAGCTGGTCGAGCCGGGAGCCGCCCCGGACGAGCTCGGCGCGCGGCCCGCCGCACCCGGCCTGGCACTGGCCGTACGCGCCCAGTGCCTGCGGCGAGGGCTGATCGTCGAGCTCGGCGGGCGGCACGACAGCGTGCTGCGGCTGCTACCGCCGCTGGTGATGACCGACGCGCAGCTCGCGGACGTCCTCGACCGGCTGGGCGACGCACTGGCCGCCGCCGAGCGGGAGCACCGGGCATGA
- a CDS encoding aminotransferase class I/II-fold pyridoxal phosphate-dependent enzyme, with protein MTATTLAPAPAAAGLDALVAVALGALEDGRRLRGGPVPRGTPADVAASVDLALDGEALPRDGVGEARALQTLVTAVAAGAADPADPRCAAHLHCPPLAVAVAADLVASALNQSLDSWDQAPAATVLEQRVVAALADLAGMPGGAGVLTTGGTGSTYTALLLARDAAPTPVRLYASALAHFSVDRAAHLLGLPPVVAVPVDADLRMDMMALAALLRDAPADERPVVVATAGTTDTGSIDPLEETGRLVHAVGGWLHVDAAYGGGVLFSDRHAPLLAGLERADSVSLDLHKLGWQPVAAGILLTREPGAFAPLDRRAVYLNPADDEQVGYTSLLGRSLRTTRRADVLKIAVTLRALGRRGLGQRVDTCCDLARVAAARVLAEPALTLARPPVLTTVVFRYLPADPARSDEVNAGLRRRLLREGTAVVGRTELDGAVHLKLTLLNPDATVADVEGLLTLVVAAGHAEESA; from the coding sequence ATGACCGCGACGACGCTGGCGCCGGCGCCGGCTGCGGCCGGCCTCGACGCGCTCGTCGCCGTCGCCCTCGGCGCCCTGGAGGACGGCCGGCGGCTGCGCGGCGGGCCGGTGCCGCGCGGCACACCGGCCGACGTCGCCGCCTCGGTCGACCTGGCCCTGGACGGCGAGGCACTGCCGCGGGACGGCGTCGGGGAGGCCCGGGCGCTGCAGACACTGGTCACGGCGGTCGCCGCAGGCGCCGCCGATCCGGCCGACCCCCGGTGCGCAGCCCACCTGCACTGCCCACCGCTCGCCGTCGCGGTCGCCGCCGACCTGGTGGCCAGCGCCCTGAACCAGTCGCTGGACAGCTGGGACCAGGCGCCGGCCGCCACCGTGCTCGAGCAACGGGTCGTGGCCGCACTCGCCGATCTGGCGGGCATGCCCGGCGGGGCAGGAGTGCTCACCACGGGCGGCACCGGCTCCACCTACACGGCGCTGCTCCTGGCCCGCGACGCCGCGCCGACGCCGGTCCGGCTCTACGCCAGTGCGCTGGCGCACTTCTCCGTCGACCGCGCGGCGCACCTGCTCGGCCTGCCCCCGGTGGTCGCCGTCCCGGTCGATGCCGACCTGCGGATGGACATGATGGCGCTCGCCGCACTGCTGCGGGACGCCCCGGCAGACGAGCGCCCCGTCGTCGTCGCCACCGCCGGCACCACCGACACCGGCAGCATCGACCCGCTGGAGGAGACCGGGCGCCTCGTGCATGCCGTCGGCGGCTGGCTGCACGTGGACGCGGCCTACGGCGGCGGCGTGCTGTTCTCCGACCGGCACGCGCCGCTGCTCGCCGGGCTGGAGCGGGCTGACAGCGTGTCACTGGACCTGCACAAACTGGGTTGGCAGCCCGTCGCCGCCGGGATCCTGCTGACCCGCGAACCCGGGGCATTCGCGCCGCTGGACCGGCGTGCCGTCTACCTCAACCCGGCCGACGACGAGCAGGTCGGCTACACCAGCCTGCTCGGCCGATCGCTGCGCACCACCCGGCGGGCCGACGTCCTGAAGATCGCGGTGACGCTACGGGCGCTGGGTCGACGTGGCCTCGGGCAGCGCGTCGACACCTGCTGCGACCTCGCCCGCGTCGCCGCTGCACGGGTGCTGGCCGAGCCGGCGCTGACGCTGGCCCGGCCGCCGGTGCTCACCACCGTCGTCTTCCGCTACCTGCCCGCCGACCCGGCGCGCAGCGACGAGGTGAACGCCGGCCTGCGCCGCCGGCTGCTGCGCGAGGGCACCGCCGTCGTCGGGCGCACCGAGCTCGACGGGGCCGTCCACCTCAAGCTCACGCTGCTCAACCCGGACGCCACCGTCGCCGACGTCGAGGGGCTGCTCACCCTCGTCGTGGCCGCCGGTCACGCCGAGGAGTCGGCGTGA
- a CDS encoding IucA/IucC family protein, producing MTGLLATPVPQRAGAETLRVLLRCWLRETGVAVGGPGLLQLPLPATGRALVLDVLRRSPTGQHDLGQVTRPDGGGLDLPDVARLLLEEAAARAGLPAVHAEAAVARVLDSARRTARYAAARAAAPDPPAGLPRWLAAEQDLLAGHPFHPMAKSREELPDAEDDLLAPELRGHFPLHWYAAREGVVASGSAGLDVGALLRELAGDVRVPAGFVPVPAHPWQAARLSSRPAAAALLDAGDLLDLGPGGAPWWPTSSVRTVGRPGAAVMLKLSLGLRVTNSRRDNLRSELTLGTRTARLVDAGVGRALAATHPGFTLVRDPAWVGVDGHGPVGLDTVVRDVPFDARDDIACAGALVDARPDRGRPVVVDLVERLATRRELSRPAATLSWYRGFLAAVATPLLWLHGEHGLGLEAHLQNLLVGLDADGRPDRGWYRDNQGWYLAASHEARAQALLPGVGDGVSLVFDDALVTDRVVYYLGVNTLLGVAGALSAAGLAEEHDLLRVLADTLRAHLRTPRPSPAAAVLLDADHLRVKANLLTGVDGRDELDGPVTTQSVYVAMPNPLREL from the coding sequence GTGACGGGCCTGCTCGCCACCCCGGTCCCGCAGCGGGCGGGCGCGGAGACCCTGCGGGTGCTGCTCCGCTGCTGGCTGCGCGAGACGGGCGTCGCCGTCGGCGGACCGGGTCTGCTGCAGCTGCCGCTGCCGGCCACCGGCCGGGCACTGGTCCTCGACGTGCTGCGCCGCTCGCCCACAGGTCAGCACGACCTCGGCCAGGTCACCCGGCCCGACGGGGGCGGGCTCGACCTGCCCGACGTGGCCCGGCTGCTGCTGGAGGAGGCCGCCGCCCGCGCAGGGCTACCGGCCGTACACGCCGAGGCCGCGGTCGCCCGCGTGCTCGACTCCGCCCGGCGCACCGCCCGCTACGCCGCCGCGCGCGCCGCGGCGCCCGACCCGCCGGCTGGTCTACCGCGCTGGCTGGCCGCCGAGCAGGACCTGCTCGCCGGGCACCCGTTCCACCCGATGGCCAAGAGCCGCGAGGAGCTCCCCGACGCCGAGGACGACCTGCTCGCTCCCGAGCTGCGCGGCCACTTCCCCCTGCACTGGTACGCCGCCCGGGAGGGCGTCGTCGCGTCCGGCAGCGCCGGGCTGGACGTGGGGGCGCTGCTGCGTGAGCTCGCCGGCGACGTGCGGGTGCCGGCCGGCTTCGTGCCGGTGCCGGCCCACCCGTGGCAGGCCGCACGGCTGAGCTCGCGGCCGGCTGCGGCTGCGCTGCTCGACGCGGGCGACCTGCTCGACCTCGGCCCCGGCGGTGCGCCGTGGTGGCCGACCTCCTCGGTGCGCACCGTCGGCCGACCCGGAGCTGCGGTGATGCTCAAACTCAGCCTGGGTCTGCGGGTCACCAACAGCAGGCGCGACAACCTGCGCAGCGAGCTCACCCTCGGCACCCGCACCGCCCGGCTCGTCGACGCCGGCGTCGGGCGGGCGCTGGCGGCCACGCACCCGGGCTTCACGCTGGTCCGCGACCCCGCGTGGGTCGGCGTCGACGGCCACGGCCCGGTCGGGCTCGACACCGTCGTCCGAGACGTGCCCTTCGACGCCAGGGACGACATCGCCTGCGCCGGAGCGCTCGTGGACGCGCGCCCGGATCGGGGCCGACCGGTCGTCGTGGACCTGGTCGAGCGACTCGCCACCCGCCGCGAGCTGAGCCGGCCCGCCGCGACGTTGTCCTGGTACCGCGGCTTCCTCGCCGCCGTCGCCACTCCACTGCTCTGGCTGCACGGCGAGCACGGCCTCGGGCTCGAGGCCCACCTGCAGAACCTGCTCGTCGGCCTCGACGCCGACGGCCGCCCGGACCGCGGCTGGTACCGCGACAACCAGGGCTGGTATCTCGCCGCCTCGCACGAGGCGCGCGCGCAGGCGCTGCTGCCCGGGGTCGGCGACGGGGTGTCGCTGGTCTTCGACGACGCCCTGGTGACCGACCGGGTCGTCTACTACCTCGGCGTCAACACGCTGCTCGGCGTCGCGGGTGCACTGTCCGCCGCAGGGCTGGCCGAGGAGCATGACCTGCTGCGTGTGCTCGCCGATACCCTGCGCGCGCACCTGCGCACCCCGAGGCCGTCACCGGCGGCCGCCGTCCTGCTGGACGCCGACCACCTGCGGGTCAAGGCCAACCTGCTCACCGGCGTCGACGGCCGCGACGAGCTGGACGGCCCGGTGACCACCCAGTCGGTCTACGTCGCCATGCCCAATCCGCTGCGGGAGCTGTGA
- a CDS encoding SidA/IucD/PvdA family monooxygenase, translating into MRTHDLVGVGLGPFGLSLAALADGRPDLDAVFLDQRESFAWHPGLLLEGATLQVPFLADLVTLVDPTSPWSYLSYLRASGRLFRFYLAERFQVPRAEYDDYLRWVARSLTSCRFGQRVDALAWDGDAFRLTVTDTATQAATTLRSRAVVLSVGTEPVVPAAFTGLLGKRVVHACDYLDARPALLEAGRVAVVGSGQSGAEVFLDLLRAQPQTGSSLRWTTRSPAFAPMEYSKLGLEHFTPDYTAYFRELPEQRREELRHSQWQLYKGISSSTIAEVYDLLYERTVGGRVVDAVLEPAVAVEAAVAEGEAYRLSCRQVQQDRSFDVTTDAVVLATGFAPRRPALLEPLLPLLDLDERGRYRVDADHRVALHVPGPLFVQNAEEHTHGVGTPDLGLGAWRSATILGALTGQPLVPPQQGAFTRFGSP; encoded by the coding sequence ATGCGCACCCATGACCTGGTCGGCGTGGGTCTGGGCCCGTTCGGGCTGTCGTTGGCGGCGTTGGCCGACGGCCGGCCCGACCTCGACGCCGTCTTCCTGGACCAGCGCGAGTCCTTCGCCTGGCACCCGGGGCTGCTGCTCGAGGGCGCCACGCTGCAGGTGCCGTTCCTCGCCGACCTCGTCACCCTCGTCGACCCGACCAGCCCGTGGTCCTACCTGTCCTACCTGCGCGCGTCGGGCCGGCTGTTCCGCTTCTACCTCGCCGAGCGCTTCCAGGTGCCGCGGGCGGAGTACGACGACTACCTGCGCTGGGTGGCGCGGTCCCTGACGTCCTGCCGCTTCGGGCAGCGGGTCGACGCGCTCGCCTGGGACGGCGACGCCTTCCGCCTCACCGTCACCGACACCGCCACGCAGGCGGCCACGACCCTGCGGTCCCGGGCGGTGGTCCTCAGCGTCGGCACCGAGCCGGTGGTGCCCGCCGCCTTCACCGGGCTGCTCGGCAAGCGCGTCGTGCACGCCTGCGACTACCTCGACGCCCGCCCGGCCCTGCTCGAGGCCGGCCGGGTCGCCGTCGTCGGCTCCGGGCAGTCCGGCGCCGAGGTGTTCCTGGACCTGCTGCGGGCCCAGCCGCAGACCGGCTCGTCGTTGCGCTGGACGACCCGCAGCCCGGCCTTCGCGCCGATGGAATACTCCAAGCTCGGCCTCGAGCACTTCACCCCCGACTACACCGCCTACTTCCGAGAGCTTCCCGAGCAGCGGCGCGAGGAGCTGCGCCACAGCCAGTGGCAGCTGTACAAGGGCATCAGCAGCTCGACCATCGCGGAGGTCTACGACCTGCTGTACGAGCGCACCGTCGGCGGCCGGGTGGTCGATGCCGTGCTCGAGCCCGCGGTGGCGGTCGAGGCGGCCGTCGCCGAGGGCGAGGCGTACCGGCTGTCCTGCCGGCAGGTGCAGCAGGACCGCAGCTTCGACGTGACGACCGACGCCGTCGTGCTGGCCACCGGCTTCGCCCCCCGCCGGCCCGCTCTGCTCGAGCCGCTGCTTCCCCTGCTCGACCTCGACGAGCGTGGCCGCTACCGGGTGGACGCCGACCACCGGGTCGCCCTGCACGTCCCGGGTCCGCTGTTCGTGCAGAACGCCGAGGAACACACGCACGGCGTCGGCACCCCCGACCTCGGTCTCGGCGCCTGGCGCAGCGCGACGATCCTCGGCGCCCTCACCGGGCAGCCGCTGGTGCCGCCGCAGCAGGGCGCCTTCACCCGCTTCGGTTCACCGTGA
- a CDS encoding IucA/IucC family protein, with amino-acid sequence MSPNPPTESADWRAAGRALVAKALGELAYEQLLAPEHRGAGWVFTLPDGPTYGFTARRTGFGGWHVDPATVTRNGVPADDPVRLVLDARELLGLDGATAAEVVRELIATHAADARIRATSRPVAELAELGYAELEQHLTGHPVLVLNKGRLGFTAADLDRYAPESRGTVRLRWYAAHRDSASYAVVPGLDQGRLLAEELAPEVLALLQARLAARVDRPADYVWLPVHPYQDDAVVRTLFAAQLADGRLVPLGEAPAEYRPVQSVRTLVGDGRDVKTPLLMRNTLVWRGLGTAATAAAPDVSAWLTQLHAGDAELRATGLGFLTEVASVVVRHEAYDALPDAPYRYGELLGAVWRTPVVALLRDGERARSMAALLHVDRDGRSLLVELVARSGRSPQVWLEHLYEALLPGLLHCLIRHGVAFCPHGENTVLVFVDDTPVRALVKDFAEDVTLLPGRDYPGLSARADAVLVRWPAAEMAHSITSAVLAGHVRFLAPLVEEHLGLPEAQVWDIVRDVLLRWRALHPEHEQAFDAFGLLAPEVERIALNREHLTGGGFHDRPERDGAPDVVHGRVPNPVAAAQVPAC; translated from the coding sequence ATGTCCCCGAACCCGCCCACTGAGTCCGCCGACTGGCGGGCCGCCGGCCGTGCGCTGGTCGCCAAAGCGCTCGGCGAGCTCGCCTATGAACAGCTGCTGGCGCCAGAGCACCGCGGTGCCGGCTGGGTGTTCACGCTCCCGGACGGCCCGACGTACGGCTTCACCGCCCGGCGCACCGGCTTCGGCGGCTGGCACGTAGACCCGGCGACGGTGACCCGGAACGGCGTTCCCGCCGACGACCCGGTACGCCTGGTGCTCGACGCCCGCGAGCTGCTCGGGCTCGACGGCGCCACCGCCGCCGAGGTCGTACGCGAGCTGATCGCCACCCACGCCGCCGACGCCCGCATCCGGGCCACCTCGAGGCCGGTCGCGGAGCTCGCCGAGCTGGGCTACGCCGAGCTCGAGCAGCACCTGACCGGCCACCCGGTGCTCGTGCTCAACAAGGGCCGGCTCGGCTTCACCGCCGCCGACCTCGACCGCTACGCCCCGGAATCACGCGGGACGGTCCGCCTCCGGTGGTATGCCGCGCACCGCGACAGCGCCTCGTACGCCGTAGTTCCGGGGCTGGACCAGGGCCGGCTGCTCGCCGAGGAGCTGGCGCCGGAGGTCCTGGCCTTGCTGCAGGCCCGGCTGGCCGCGCGAGTGGACCGGCCGGCCGACTACGTCTGGCTACCGGTCCACCCCTACCAGGACGACGCCGTGGTGCGGACGCTGTTCGCCGCCCAGCTGGCCGACGGCCGGCTCGTGCCGCTGGGCGAGGCGCCGGCGGAGTACCGCCCGGTGCAGTCGGTGCGCACCCTGGTCGGGGACGGCCGGGACGTGAAGACACCGCTGCTGATGCGCAACACCCTCGTGTGGCGTGGCCTCGGCACGGCGGCCACGGCGGCTGCCCCGGACGTCAGCGCCTGGCTCACGCAGCTGCACGCCGGCGACGCGGAGCTGCGGGCCACCGGGCTCGGCTTCCTCACCGAGGTGGCGAGCGTGGTCGTGCGACACGAGGCGTACGACGCGCTGCCCGACGCCCCCTACCGCTACGGCGAGCTGCTCGGCGCGGTGTGGCGCACGCCGGTCGTCGCGCTGCTGCGCGACGGCGAGCGGGCGCGCTCGATGGCCGCGCTGCTGCACGTCGACCGGGACGGCCGGTCCCTGCTGGTCGAGCTCGTCGCGCGGTCCGGCCGGTCGCCGCAGGTCTGGCTGGAGCACCTCTACGAGGCGCTGCTGCCGGGGCTGCTGCACTGCCTGATCCGGCACGGCGTCGCCTTCTGCCCACATGGCGAGAACACCGTGCTCGTCTTCGTCGACGACACCCCCGTCAGGGCACTGGTCAAGGACTTCGCCGAGGACGTCACCCTGCTGCCAGGGCGCGACTACCCGGGCCTGTCGGCGCGCGCCGACGCGGTGCTGGTGCGCTGGCCGGCAGCGGAGATGGCGCACAGCATCACCTCGGCCGTGCTGGCCGGGCACGTCCGCTTCCTCGCCCCGCTGGTCGAGGAGCACCTCGGACTGCCCGAGGCACAGGTCTGGGACATCGTGCGCGACGTCCTGCTCCGCTGGCGGGCGCTGCACCCCGAGCACGAGCAGGCCTTCGACGCGTTCGGCCTGCTCGCGCCCGAGGTGGAGCGGATCGCCCTGAACCGTGAGCACCTCACGGGAGGCGGCTTCCACGACCGCCCGGAGCGGGACGGGGCGCCCGACGTCGTCCATGGTCGGGTTCCCAACCCGGTCGCCGCGGCGCAGGTGCCCGCGTGCTGA
- a CDS encoding glutamine synthetase family protein encodes MLTLEALREQVDRGDVDEVVLALPDLTGRLQGTRLGARFFLDTVATSGFGACTYLLTTDVDMVVVAPSSALDPEGTGYGDLRLVPDLATLRPLPWDPGTVLVIADAELPDGAPVPVAPRSALRAQVEALAAHGLVPYAGAELEFRVFTTSYAEAAAAGWRDLPAATRGNVDYALVGMQAMDRLTRRLRREMSAAGLVLESARGECAPGQYEIVFGYDEALRTADAAAFYKTGARQVAAQEGQALTFLPKYDQAEGSSCHLHVSLRGTDGGPVLAGDGRYGDSALLRRVLAGQLACLREFTLLFAPTVNAFKRLRPGAFAPTAVAWGRDNRLAALRLVGSGASLRVENRVPGADADPYLALAGVLLASRHGIENDLPLPDPVRGAPPRGTEGLPSSLGEAADLLDRSEVARKGLGDALVDALVATARAEAAGYAAQVSEWERARGFERR; translated from the coding sequence GTGCTGACGCTCGAGGCGCTGCGCGAGCAGGTCGACCGCGGCGACGTCGACGAGGTGGTGCTCGCGCTGCCCGACCTGACCGGCCGGCTGCAGGGCACCCGGCTGGGCGCGCGGTTCTTCCTCGACACGGTGGCCACGTCCGGCTTCGGCGCCTGCACCTATCTGCTCACCACCGACGTCGACATGGTCGTCGTCGCACCGTCGTCCGCGCTCGACCCGGAGGGAACCGGGTACGGCGACCTGCGCCTGGTTCCCGACCTCGCCACACTGCGGCCACTGCCGTGGGACCCCGGCACCGTGCTGGTCATCGCCGACGCCGAGCTGCCGGACGGCGCACCGGTGCCGGTGGCGCCGCGCTCGGCCCTGCGTGCGCAGGTCGAGGCGCTCGCCGCGCACGGCCTGGTGCCGTACGCCGGCGCGGAGCTGGAGTTCCGGGTCTTCACCACGAGTTACGCCGAGGCTGCGGCCGCCGGCTGGCGGGACCTGCCGGCCGCCACCCGTGGCAACGTCGACTACGCGCTGGTCGGCATGCAGGCCATGGACCGGCTGACCCGGCGGCTGCGCCGGGAGATGTCGGCGGCGGGACTGGTCCTCGAGTCAGCCCGCGGGGAGTGCGCTCCGGGACAGTACGAGATCGTCTTCGGCTACGACGAGGCGCTGCGGACCGCCGACGCGGCGGCGTTCTACAAGACCGGCGCGCGGCAGGTGGCCGCCCAGGAGGGTCAGGCGCTCACCTTTCTGCCGAAGTACGACCAGGCCGAGGGCAGCTCCTGCCACCTGCACGTGAGCCTGCGCGGCACCGACGGCGGGCCGGTGCTCGCGGGCGACGGCCGCTACGGCGATTCGGCCCTGCTGCGCCGGGTACTGGCCGGGCAGCTGGCCTGCCTGCGCGAGTTCACCCTGCTGTTCGCGCCGACCGTGAACGCCTTCAAGCGGCTGCGGCCGGGCGCCTTTGCCCCCACCGCCGTCGCCTGGGGACGCGACAACCGGCTCGCGGCCCTGCGGCTGGTCGGTTCCGGCGCCTCGCTGCGGGTCGAGAACCGGGTACCGGGCGCGGATGCCGATCCCTACCTCGCGCTGGCCGGCGTGCTGCTCGCCTCGCGGCACGGCATCGAGAACGACCTGCCGCTGCCCGACCCGGTCCGCGGTGCACCGCCCCGCGGAACGGAGGGGCTGCCGTCGTCGCTCGGCGAGGCTGCCGATTTGCTCGACCGCAGCGAGGTGGCCCGCAAGGGGCTGGGCGACGCGCTCGTCGACGCGTTGGTGGCGACCGCACGCGCCGAGGCCGCCGGCTACGCAGCGCAGGTCAGCGAGTGGGAACGGGCACGGGGCTTCGAGCGACGCTGA
- a CDS encoding LysR substrate-binding domain-containing protein: protein MSSVSAPAVTVAQLRAFLAVAVGGSVREAARQLVVTESAVSSAVGALNRQVGIALLERHGRGVRCSAAGLAFAPYARRVLGLLEEGRVAATGGADPEVGTVRIAAVTTAAEQVLPTLLAGFRADHPGVTLRLQVSDNRTLWAAFGAYEADVVLAGRPPASVDGAATRATRANRLIAVAAPAVRVDASRTAWLMREPGSGIRVALEVLLAAQELDPPLLYMGSSGAVTAGAVAGLGLALVSEDAVRSLLADGALRVVELPDLPLVRPWHLVTRDVPTATAQLFVEHLLAAPHGRFSVARSPVPVPTR from the coding sequence ATGTCTTCAGTCTCGGCTCCAGCTGTCACCGTGGCGCAGCTGCGGGCCTTCCTTGCCGTGGCGGTTGGGGGGTCGGTGCGCGAGGCTGCCCGGCAGCTCGTGGTCACCGAGTCGGCGGTCTCCTCCGCGGTCGGCGCGCTCAACCGGCAGGTCGGCATCGCCCTCCTGGAGCGGCACGGGCGGGGAGTTCGCTGCTCTGCGGCCGGTCTGGCCTTCGCGCCGTACGCCCGGCGGGTGCTCGGCCTGCTGGAGGAGGGACGCGTTGCCGCCACCGGGGGCGCCGACCCCGAGGTCGGCACCGTGCGGATCGCGGCGGTCACGACCGCCGCCGAGCAGGTGCTGCCGACCCTGCTCGCGGGCTTCCGTGCCGACCACCCCGGCGTGACGCTGCGCCTGCAGGTCTCGGACAACCGCACGCTGTGGGCGGCCTTCGGCGCGTACGAGGCGGACGTCGTGCTGGCCGGCCGGCCGCCCGCATCGGTCGACGGGGCGGCCACGAGGGCGACCCGCGCGAACAGGCTGATCGCGGTGGCCGCCCCGGCCGTGCGGGTCGATGCCTCCCGCACCGCGTGGCTGATGCGTGAGCCGGGGTCCGGCATCCGGGTCGCGCTGGAGGTGCTGCTGGCCGCGCAGGAGCTGGACCCTCCGTTGCTGTACATGGGCAGCAGCGGTGCCGTCACGGCCGGCGCGGTGGCCGGGCTCGGCCTCGCCCTGGTGTCCGAGGACGCGGTGCGTTCCCTGCTGGCCGACGGTGCGCTGCGCGTCGTCGAGCTGCCCGACCTGCCCCTCGTACGTCCGTGGCACCTCGTGACCCGCGACGTGCCCACGGCGACCGCGCAGCTGTTCGTGGAGCACCTGCTGGCGGCGCCGCACGGGCGCTTCAGCGTCGCTCGAAGCCCCGTGCCCGTTCCCACTCGCTGA
- a CDS encoding FHA domain-containing protein, with protein MKYASTHDPAGGGDPHLTFASGGQMTYDLCCDPAGQRIFHLPPGVSTIGSDESCDLCLEGLRPQHAQIYRNDADDYVIVNISRCPDLRVHGRTVPEAELHTGTRIELGPWVLCYNRAEFADHGRPNGGRQGGELSAGDRCRA; from the coding sequence ATGAAATACGCCAGCACCCACGACCCTGCAGGCGGCGGCGACCCACACCTGACCTTCGCGTCCGGCGGGCAGATGACGTACGACCTGTGCTGCGACCCGGCCGGACAGCGCATCTTCCACCTCCCTCCGGGGGTGAGCACCATCGGCAGCGACGAGAGCTGTGACCTGTGCCTGGAAGGCCTGCGCCCCCAGCACGCGCAGATCTACCGCAACGACGCGGACGACTACGTCATCGTCAACATCTCCCGCTGCCCGGACCTGCGGGTGCACGGCCGGACAGTTCCCGAGGCCGAGCTGCACACGGGGACGCGCATCGAGCTGGGCCCGTGGGTGCTGTGCTACAACCGGGCGGAGTTCGCCGATCACGGGCGACCCAATGGCGGTCGGCAGGGCGGCGAACTCTCGGCCGGAGACCGCTGCCGGGCCTGA
- a CDS encoding YceI family protein — protein MPTVTIGPENGRLTLHTGVEGRAAKAGHALTIRMSDWSGTVTLEGSEPIAVSFRTSVASLEVISGEGGVKPLTDKDRQTIESSALDTLSAAKHPDVTFVSRTISGRAGGYDVQGELLIAGTTSAVTAALDVQRAAGQATVETTVPVVQTEFGLKPYTGLMGGLRVRDRVDVRLSFTVPEPQ, from the coding sequence ATGCCAACAGTGACGATCGGCCCGGAGAACGGCAGACTCACGCTGCATACCGGCGTGGAAGGTCGTGCCGCCAAGGCGGGACACGCCCTGACGATCCGGATGAGCGACTGGTCCGGCACGGTGACCCTGGAGGGCTCGGAGCCCATCGCCGTGTCGTTCCGGACGTCGGTCGCCAGCCTCGAGGTGATCTCCGGTGAGGGCGGCGTGAAGCCGCTGACCGACAAGGACAGACAGACGATCGAGAGCAGCGCGCTCGACACACTGTCGGCGGCCAAGCATCCCGACGTGACCTTCGTGAGCCGGACGATCAGCGGCCGGGCCGGCGGCTACGACGTGCAGGGTGAGCTGCTGATCGCCGGCACTACGTCCGCCGTGACCGCGGCGCTCGATGTGCAGCGCGCTGCAGGGCAGGCCACGGTGGAGACCACCGTCCCCGTCGTCCAGACCGAGTTCGGTCTCAAGCCCTACACCGGGCTGATGGGCGGCCTTCGGGTGCGCGACCGGGTCGACGTTCGACTGTCGTTCACGGTTCCCGAGCCCCAGTGA